The following are encoded together in the Desulfococcus multivorans genome:
- a CDS encoding cation:proton antiporter — protein MITSQQTALLLVVLAILIVPGISRILRVPSMVVEIIFGVILGKSVLKLEFTGEWLPFLAHLGFLLLMFRAGMEIDFTMLKRQSRGQLMFQVLFFMVTLGLATLAATLLSRGFFVALMLSTTSLGLVMPTLRETGMSRTPMGQDILIAATLADFMTLFGITFYVLYIRQGIDWRFFLPIPLFLGFGILLRIGRVWVWWHPAGAERILGIQEDAQEIGVRLSMALLFLFVALSELAHLEPVLGAFLGGSLLAYIFREKPLLETKLSAMGFGFLIPVFFIHVGMQFDLTHIMKPEMILFSLKLLGAAVTVKMAPAALLLFRGRKPREVFQAGVLLSSRLSLIIAAAAIGVENNLIKPEIKDAVVFMALVTCFLGPTLFKLITPTVGSGGPNDVVK, from the coding sequence ATGATCACCTCTCAGCAGACCGCCCTTCTCCTGGTTGTTCTGGCCATCCTGATCGTGCCCGGCATCAGCAGGATCCTCCGGGTGCCGTCCATGGTGGTGGAGATCATCTTCGGCGTCATCCTGGGCAAGAGCGTGCTGAAACTGGAATTCACCGGCGAATGGCTCCCGTTCCTGGCCCATCTGGGATTTCTGCTCCTCATGTTTCGGGCGGGAATGGAGATTGATTTCACCATGCTGAAACGACAGAGTCGGGGGCAGCTTATGTTTCAGGTACTCTTTTTCATGGTCACCCTGGGACTGGCGACCCTGGCGGCGACACTCCTTTCCCGCGGTTTTTTCGTAGCCCTCATGCTCTCCACCACTTCCTTAGGCCTGGTGATGCCCACCCTGAGGGAAACGGGAATGAGCCGGACCCCCATGGGCCAGGACATCCTGATCGCCGCCACCCTGGCCGACTTCATGACCCTCTTCGGCATTACCTTCTATGTCCTTTACATCCGTCAGGGCATCGACTGGCGTTTTTTCCTTCCCATCCCGCTGTTTCTGGGGTTCGGGATTCTGCTGCGGATAGGCCGCGTCTGGGTCTGGTGGCATCCGGCCGGGGCCGAGCGGATTCTCGGCATTCAGGAGGACGCCCAGGAGATCGGCGTCCGCCTCTCCATGGCCCTGCTCTTTCTGTTTGTGGCCCTGTCGGAACTGGCCCACCTGGAGCCCGTTCTGGGAGCGTTCCTTGGCGGCAGCCTCCTGGCCTATATCTTCCGGGAAAAACCGCTGTTGGAGACCAAGCTTTCGGCCATGGGGTTCGGTTTTCTGATCCCGGTCTTCTTCATCCACGTGGGCATGCAGTTCGATCTGACCCACATCATGAAGCCCGAGATGATCCTGTTTTCCCTCAAACTGTTGGGCGCTGCCGTCACGGTCAAGATGGCTCCCGCGGCGCTCCTTTTGTTCCGGGGGCGAAAACCGAGGGAAGTCTTTCAGGCCGGCGTTCTCCTCTCCTCGCGTCTCAGCCTCATCATCGCCGCTGCGGCCATCGGTGTCGAAAACAACTTGATCAAACCCGAAATCAAGGATGCCGTGGTCTTCATGGCCCTCGTCACCTGTTTCTTAGGGCCGACCCTCTTCAAGCTCATCACGCCCACGGTCGGAAGCGGCGGCCCGAACGACGTCGTAAAATAG
- a CDS encoding serine/threonine protein kinase has protein sequence MDSFSDLTPHRFLPALEAAIGTELTALARPFRSYINRVYEVQAEDGTPYIAKFYRPGRWSPGALQDEHDFLADCAEIDIPVVCPISLQNGRTLAHLGRISFAVFPKKAGRRFDIEDEESWRRVGVLLGRLHNAGQKRPAPERQVLLPGTTTAAYARYLAAEAVTPTYRDTYRDICDRIIDALAPRFEDLEMIRIHGDFHAGNILNRPDDGLMVIDFDDMMNGVPVQDFWLLLPDRYPASDRFLQLLLSGYRRFRDADHRWAFLIEGLRAMRMIYFTAWCAMQRADARFQAEYPDWGGDRFWAQEIGDLRAQYAFMMAALSP, from the coding sequence ATGGACAGTTTTTCAGATTTGACGCCCCATCGATTTCTGCCGGCCCTCGAGGCCGCCATCGGCACGGAATTGACGGCCCTGGCGCGACCCTTCAGGAGTTATATCAACCGTGTCTACGAGGTCCAGGCAGAGGACGGGACCCCCTATATCGCGAAATTCTATCGGCCGGGCCGATGGTCCCCCGGCGCTCTCCAGGACGAACACGACTTTCTGGCCGACTGTGCCGAGATCGACATTCCCGTGGTCTGCCCAATATCCCTTCAAAACGGCCGGACCCTGGCCCATCTGGGAAGGATCTCCTTTGCGGTCTTTCCCAAAAAGGCGGGGCGTCGGTTCGATATCGAGGATGAGGAGAGCTGGCGACGGGTGGGGGTGCTGCTGGGGCGGCTTCACAATGCCGGGCAGAAGCGGCCGGCTCCCGAGAGGCAGGTCCTCCTGCCCGGGACCACCACGGCTGCCTATGCGAGGTATCTGGCGGCGGAGGCGGTGACACCGACCTATCGGGATACGTACCGGGACATCTGCGACCGCATCATCGACGCCCTGGCCCCTCGCTTCGAGGATCTCGAAATGATCCGCATCCACGGTGATTTCCATGCCGGCAACATTCTCAACCGACCGGACGACGGCCTCATGGTGATCGATTTCGACGACATGATGAACGGTGTTCCGGTCCAGGATTTCTGGCTGCTCCTGCCGGACCGCTACCCGGCTTCCGACCGTTTTTTGCAGCTGTTGCTTTCGGGGTATCGTCGGTTCCGCGACGCGGATCACCGCTGGGCGTTTCTGATCGAGGGACTGAGAGCCATGCGGATGATCTATTTCACGGCCTGGTGCGCCATGCAGCGGGCCGACGCCCGGTTCCAGGCCGAGTATCCGGACTGGGGCGGCGACCGGTTCTGGGCCCAGGAAATCGGTGACCTGAGAGCCCAGTATGCCTTCATGATGGCGGCGCTGTCGCCGTAA
- the lptF gene encoding LPS export ABC transporter permease LptF: MKYNALITRYVLKEMFPPFAVNVLFFMFVFLLTEILDITDMIVNYKVGLWAVLRILAYSMPYFLIFILPMSVMMAVLLTFLRMSGDNEIIALKSSGIGIYQLLPAVFAFCLAGSIITGLMTVYGQPWSRTALKTLTIEIAKSNVDIGLKERTFNNAFKGVMLYVNEIDLKRKELIDVFIQDERNPDTAVTVVAPLGKMGSDPDNLLFHMRLHNGTINQVDLRKKSVNTVHFDTYDIQLDLKQAMENISDEPKNEREMHLTELWAYLQAASSKDVRYYRCLIELHKKFSIPVACFALGILAIPLGVQSKSARKSFGFALGFLLFLGYYLLLSAGMVFGETGAYPPAIGMWLPNIVTGGFGGYLLARTVKGRPIYIDLLPQIFAWLRKA, translated from the coding sequence ATGAAATACAATGCCCTCATCACCCGTTACGTCCTGAAGGAGATGTTCCCGCCCTTTGCCGTCAACGTCCTGTTTTTCATGTTCGTATTTCTTCTGACCGAGATCCTCGACATCACCGATATGATCGTCAACTATAAGGTGGGCCTGTGGGCGGTACTGAGGATACTCGCCTACTCCATGCCCTATTTCCTCATCTTTATCCTTCCCATGTCGGTAATGATGGCCGTCCTTCTGACCTTTCTCCGTATGTCCGGAGACAACGAAATCATCGCCCTCAAATCAAGCGGCATCGGCATATACCAGCTGCTGCCGGCCGTCTTCGCCTTTTGTCTGGCGGGATCGATTATCACCGGCCTCATGACCGTCTACGGACAACCCTGGAGCCGCACCGCCCTGAAGACGCTCACTATCGAGATCGCCAAATCCAATGTCGATATCGGCCTCAAGGAGCGGACCTTCAACAACGCCTTCAAGGGCGTCATGCTCTACGTCAACGAGATCGACCTGAAAAGAAAGGAACTCATCGACGTCTTCATCCAGGACGAACGCAACCCGGACACCGCAGTCACGGTGGTCGCTCCGCTGGGGAAAATGGGCAGCGATCCCGACAATCTTCTCTTCCACATGCGGCTCCACAACGGCACCATCAACCAGGTGGATCTCCGGAAAAAATCCGTCAACACCGTTCACTTCGACACCTACGACATCCAACTCGACCTCAAGCAGGCCATGGAGAACATCTCCGACGAACCCAAAAACGAGCGCGAAATGCACCTCACCGAATTGTGGGCGTATCTGCAAGCCGCCTCGTCAAAAGATGTCCGCTACTACCGATGCCTGATAGAACTCCACAAGAAGTTTTCCATTCCCGTCGCCTGCTTCGCCTTGGGCATTCTGGCAATTCCCTTGGGGGTCCAGTCCAAATCCGCCCGCAAATCCTTCGGGTTCGCCCTGGGCTTCCTTCTCTTCCTGGGTTATTATCTTCTGCTTTCCGCCGGTATGGTCTTCGGCGAAACCGGCGCCTATCCGCCGGCTATCGGCATGTGGCTCCCCAATATCGTCACCGGCGGGTTCGGCGGGTACCTGCTGGCCAGAACCGTGAAGGGGCGTCCCATCTACATTGACCTTCTCCCCCAAATCTTCGCATGGCTGCGAAAGGCATGA
- a CDS encoding flavin reductase family protein — MKTSFGPNTLIFPTPVWCVGSYDTDGRPNVMTIAWGGICCSKPPAVTISLRKSRYTYENIVRTGAYTLSVPGEHHAAAADFFGMASGRKTDKFKAAGLTAVKSDVVNAPYVAEFPMVLECRVIHTFDIGAHTQFVGEILDVKVDASALNADGKPDIEKIRPLVFSPEVSLYHTVGRQIGKAFGIGKPLMPDRD; from the coding sequence ATGAAAACATCATTCGGTCCGAACACCCTTATTTTTCCGACGCCGGTCTGGTGCGTCGGCTCCTACGATACGGACGGACGACCCAACGTCATGACCATCGCCTGGGGCGGTATCTGCTGCTCCAAACCGCCGGCGGTGACCATCTCTCTCAGAAAGTCCCGTTACACCTACGAGAATATCGTGCGAACCGGCGCCTACACCCTCAGCGTACCTGGAGAACACCATGCGGCCGCGGCGGATTTTTTCGGCATGGCCTCCGGCCGGAAAACCGACAAGTTCAAAGCGGCAGGCCTCACGGCCGTAAAGTCCGACGTCGTGAACGCGCCCTACGTGGCGGAGTTCCCGATGGTTCTTGAGTGCAGGGTGATCCATACCTTCGACATCGGCGCCCACACCCAGTTCGTGGGGGAAATCCTGGACGTCAAGGTGGATGCATCGGCGTTGAACGCCGACGGAAAGCCCGACATCGAAAAAATCCGTCCACTGGTCTTCAGCCCCGAAGTGAGTCTTTACCACACAGTGGGGCGGCAGATCGGCAAGGCTTTCGGCATCGGCAAACCCCTCATGCCCGATCGGGATTAG